From one Paenibacillus sp. FSL K6-1330 genomic stretch:
- a CDS encoding GNAT family N-acetyltransferase, with protein sequence MSIESVLSAPALLIRNFEKNDLEAVTSLMRELNYPTTLNVMRERMEAMNDNPLYGNLIAEVDGVVVGMIMLRQVKSFTMTEPVTQITSVIVTSSCRGQGIGKRLIRGAETWGRQHGSHLLFLTSGNREELAPAHAFYEHIGFEKAGYQFSKKL encoded by the coding sequence ATGAGCATCGAAAGCGTATTATCTGCGCCTGCACTGCTGATTCGAAACTTTGAGAAGAATGATTTGGAAGCTGTCACATCCTTGATGCGCGAACTGAATTATCCGACCACGCTGAATGTCATGCGGGAACGGATGGAAGCCATGAACGACAATCCATTATACGGCAATCTGATTGCTGAGGTTGATGGTGTTGTTGTAGGTATGATCATGCTTCGTCAAGTCAAATCCTTCACTATGACCGAACCGGTCACTCAAATTACTTCGGTTATTGTAACCTCAAGCTGCCGCGGCCAAGGGATTGGCAAAAGATTGATTCGCGGTGCAGAGACATGGGGAAGACAGCATGGTAGCCACCTCTTGTTTCTCACAAGCGGCAACCGGGAAGAACTTGCTCCCGCACATGCATTTTATGAGCATATTGGATTTGAAAAGGCTGGATACCAGTTTAGTAAAAAGCTGTAG
- a CDS encoding ABC transporter ATP-binding protein, with product MNANVNTEPHQKQKIPRPRKPSEETNERFVYKDDDAIEKPFNWMQLTRLISYMKPYAKQILPLIGLMMVIGTITKLAIPFLTSLAIDRAIEPKSGNPSLTLLYQITIAVLAMYIIQWVAGIFRIKFTNIIGQRVIYDLRADLFQHIQRLSFNFFDKRPAGSVLVRVTNDVNSLQDLFTNGVVNLIIDCVQLVGIVVILLLINWKLGLAVIVTVPIMFFISTKLRVRIRRAWQDVRIRNSRINSHLNESIQGIRVTQAYTQEEENMKFFDNMNLDSKKSWDKASAMNQGFGPLIEITGGFGSLILFWLGAVLIQQGELTIGLLIAFTQYVGNFWEPINRLGQMYNQLLVAMASSERIFEFIDEKPSIDDQPGAKKLPTIKGDIKLENVVFEYEKGRQALKGINLDVKAGQSIALVGHTGSGKSTIINLLSRFYDITEGKLTIDGYDIQSVTVESLRNQIGIVLQDTFIFSGTIRDNIRFGRLDATNEEIEDVAKAVGAHEFIVQMPGGYDTEVEERGNMLSMGQRQLLSFARALLADPRILILDEATASIDTETELKIQEALKVLLKGRTSFIVAHRLSTIRHADHIVVLDHGKIIEEGNHSQLMQKQGTYHGLIEAQYRFL from the coding sequence ATGAACGCCAATGTAAATACTGAACCGCATCAGAAGCAAAAGATTCCGAGGCCGCGGAAGCCCTCGGAAGAAACCAATGAACGTTTTGTATACAAGGACGACGATGCAATTGAGAAACCGTTTAACTGGATGCAGCTGACACGTCTGATCTCGTATATGAAACCATACGCGAAACAGATTCTCCCTTTGATCGGGCTTATGATGGTCATCGGTACCATTACGAAGCTGGCCATTCCGTTCTTGACCAGTTTGGCCATTGACCGGGCTATCGAACCGAAGAGTGGGAATCCAAGTCTGACCTTGTTGTATCAGATTACAATCGCGGTTCTGGCGATGTATATCATTCAATGGGTTGCCGGGATATTCCGTATCAAGTTTACGAATATCATCGGTCAGCGGGTCATTTATGACCTGCGAGCGGATCTGTTCCAGCACATTCAGCGCCTTTCCTTTAATTTCTTCGACAAGCGTCCGGCTGGATCTGTGCTGGTCCGGGTTACGAATGATGTTAACTCCCTGCAGGATTTGTTTACTAACGGGGTTGTCAACCTGATCATCGACTGCGTGCAGTTAGTAGGTATTGTGGTCATTCTTCTATTAATAAACTGGAAGCTCGGTCTTGCTGTTATTGTCACGGTACCGATTATGTTCTTCATCTCGACCAAACTCCGTGTACGCATCCGGCGTGCATGGCAGGATGTACGGATTCGGAACTCGCGGATTAACTCCCACTTGAATGAATCGATTCAGGGGATCCGCGTGACCCAAGCTTACACCCAAGAAGAAGAGAATATGAAGTTCTTTGACAACATGAATTTGGACAGCAAAAAGTCCTGGGATAAGGCGTCTGCCATGAACCAAGGGTTTGGGCCTCTTATCGAAATTACCGGTGGTTTTGGTTCACTGATCTTGTTCTGGCTTGGTGCCGTGTTAATCCAACAAGGCGAGCTTACCATCGGTCTGTTAATTGCCTTTACCCAATATGTAGGGAACTTCTGGGAGCCGATCAATCGGCTTGGCCAAATGTATAACCAATTGCTTGTCGCCATGGCTTCCTCTGAACGTATTTTTGAATTTATTGACGAGAAGCCGAGCATTGATGATCAGCCTGGGGCGAAGAAATTGCCGACGATTAAAGGGGACATCAAGCTGGAGAATGTGGTGTTTGAATATGAAAAAGGACGCCAGGCTCTCAAAGGCATCAATCTGGACGTGAAGGCAGGTCAGTCAATTGCGCTGGTCGGTCATACCGGATCAGGCAAGAGCACCATCATTAATCTGCTCAGCCGATTCTATGATATTACCGAAGGTAAATTAACCATCGACGGATACGATATCCAATCGGTAACGGTTGAAAGTCTTCGAAATCAGATTGGCATCGTGCTGCAGGATACCTTCATATTCTCGGGCACGATTCGGGATAATATCCGGTTTGGCCGTCTGGATGCGACTAATGAGGAGATTGAGGATGTAGCCAAGGCGGTCGGCGCACATGAATTTATTGTCCAGATGCCGGGCGGTTACGATACGGAGGTTGAGGAACGCGGGAATATGCTGTCCATGGGCCAGCGGCAGCTGTTGTCCTTTGCCAGAGCGCTCCTTGCCGATCCGCGGATTCTGATTCTGGATGAAGCAACAGCGAGTATCGATACCGAGACGGAGTTGAAAATTCAGGAAGCTCTTAAAGTGCTGCTTAAGGGCCGAACCTCCTTCATCGTAGCCCATCGTTTGTCAACGATCCGCCATGCCGATCATATCGTCGTGTTGGATCATGGCAAGATTATCGAAGAAGGAAATCACAGCCAGCTTATGCAGAAGCAGGGTACGTACCATGGGCTGATTGAAGCACAATACCGATTTTTGTAA
- a CDS encoding GDSL-type esterase/lipase family protein: MKSSAWIWRITASVSVIVTIVLILGFVYAFKDINDPQGQPLLTGGGSEASEEKTAPEKPESAPLQSVLPNDLKVTAIGDSLAKGTGDNTGSGFVRRSVDQLNGDGRTASLLANLAINGMTTEGLLPKLDDKGIQYALKQANVIMLSIGGNDIFQGSGLMEGAADSGELELEPAKLMAALPQASERLQAILEKIRLINPDARIVYIGLYHPFSDLEDLLIPGNIVVSAWNHAVMEIVNRDPNMTLVPTFDLFQHKLGEYLSSDHFHPNGAGYQAIADRIVEGML, from the coding sequence ATGAAATCATCTGCATGGATATGGCGGATCACTGCCTCCGTGTCGGTTATTGTAACGATTGTGCTTATTCTTGGTTTTGTGTATGCGTTTAAGGATATTAATGATCCGCAAGGACAGCCCTTGCTGACTGGTGGGGGATCCGAGGCGTCCGAAGAAAAGACAGCGCCGGAGAAGCCGGAGAGCGCTCCGTTACAATCGGTTTTGCCGAATGATTTAAAGGTAACTGCGATTGGAGATTCACTGGCCAAGGGAACGGGGGACAATACCGGGAGCGGTTTTGTCCGCCGAAGCGTGGATCAATTAAATGGCGATGGACGAACAGCGAGCCTGCTAGCGAATCTGGCCATAAACGGAATGACTACCGAAGGACTCCTTCCCAAGCTGGACGACAAGGGGATACAGTATGCCTTGAAGCAAGCCAATGTCATTATGCTTTCGATTGGAGGCAATGATATCTTTCAAGGCAGCGGGCTGATGGAAGGGGCGGCGGATTCCGGTGAATTGGAGCTCGAACCTGCTAAGCTGATGGCTGCATTGCCGCAGGCATCTGAACGCCTGCAGGCGATTCTGGAGAAAATTCGCCTCATTAATCCGGATGCGCGAATCGTTTATATCGGTCTGTATCATCCTTTTTCCGATTTGGAAGACTTGTTGATACCCGGCAATATTGTGGTCTCTGCATGGAATCATGCGGTCATGGAGATCGTGAACCGGGATCCCAATATGACATTGGTCCCCACGTTCGATCTGTTTCAGCACAAGCTGGGCGAGTATCTGTCCTCGGACCATTTTCATCCGAACGGGGCAGGATATCAGGCGATAGCGGATCGAATTGTAGAGGGTATGCTGTAG
- a CDS encoding CAP domain-containing protein codes for MNNHWIKKIAGGSIAAVLAVGIMLPTTASAAPAESNNYVNWQQKIQEFLESQGLESQFKCVVQQPQTEKPQADKPVETPQTSKPETTKPETTKPETTKPETTQPETSKPETSKPETSTPSTTPSQPSESAGTTEKSDFASEVVTLVNKERANAGLKPLTVHAKLTTVALDKAKDMSDNNYFSHTSPTHGSPFDMMKAYGISYGYAGENIAKGQRTPQEVMNSWMNSQGHRENILSPNFTKIGVGYYNGYWVQEFISE; via the coding sequence ATGAACAACCATTGGATAAAGAAAATCGCAGGCGGCAGCATCGCTGCTGTATTGGCTGTCGGTATCATGCTGCCAACGACGGCGTCTGCTGCACCTGCCGAGAGCAATAATTATGTAAACTGGCAACAAAAGATCCAGGAATTCCTGGAGAGCCAAGGCTTGGAATCACAGTTTAAATGTGTGGTTCAGCAGCCGCAAACCGAAAAGCCTCAGGCAGACAAACCTGTTGAGACTCCGCAAACCAGCAAGCCAGAAACGACTAAACCAGAAACGACTAAACCAGAAACCACAAAACCAGAAACGACTCAACCGGAAACCAGCAAACCGGAAACAAGTAAGCCTGAGACCAGCACTCCATCTACAACACCGTCCCAGCCTTCCGAATCTGCGGGTACAACGGAGAAATCGGATTTTGCTTCCGAAGTTGTCACATTGGTGAACAAAGAACGTGCGAATGCAGGTCTGAAGCCGCTAACAGTCCATGCTAAGCTGACAACCGTGGCGCTGGATAAAGCGAAGGATATGAGTGATAACAATTATTTCAGCCACACTTCGCCGACGCATGGTTCTCCATTTGATATGATGAAAGCTTACGGTATTTCATACGGCTATGCCGGTGAGAATATTGCTAAAGGACAACGTACACCACAGGAAGTCATGAACTCATGGATGAATAGCCAAGGTCATCGTGAAAATATTCTGTCTCCGAACTTTACCAAAATCGGTGTTGGATATTACAACGGATATTGGGTTCAAGAATTCATCAGTGAATAA
- a CDS encoding ABC transporter ATP-binding protein, with translation MNEQAQEIVLSVQHVKKKIGRKWIIHDVSFDVRAGEIFGFLGPNGAGKTTTIRMLVDLIKPSSGRIEVCGYDVNRQQEQALRYIGSIVENPEMYSYMTGWENLEHFARMQPGIDQQRIQEVVDTVRLDRRIHDKVSTYSLGMRQRLGIAQALLGRPRLLILDEPTNGLDPKGIKEMRQFIHQLAEEGLAVFVSSHLLSEIQLLCHRVAIISSGRVLAVGEVEELIAGSSDHVIWDLNPAAQGKRILQKLDYCQIVDRPEEVLDDNLLAGMSSDAIVTRMSATYTSRAVERLVAAGVQVREVHRINPTLEQLFLQMTEGESIE, from the coding sequence ATGAATGAACAAGCTCAAGAAATCGTACTATCTGTCCAGCATGTAAAAAAGAAAATCGGTCGAAAATGGATTATACATGATGTGTCGTTCGACGTGCGCGCAGGCGAAATTTTCGGGTTCCTAGGGCCGAATGGGGCAGGAAAGACGACTACAATCCGCATGCTTGTGGACCTGATTAAACCGTCCTCCGGCAGGATCGAGGTCTGCGGTTATGATGTGAACCGCCAGCAGGAGCAGGCGCTGCGTTATATTGGGTCCATCGTGGAGAATCCGGAAATGTATTCGTATATGACGGGATGGGAAAATCTTGAGCATTTTGCACGAATGCAGCCCGGCATTGACCAGCAGCGAATACAGGAAGTTGTGGATACGGTGAGATTGGATCGAAGAATTCATGACAAGGTGAGCACATATTCACTGGGAATGCGGCAGCGGCTCGGGATAGCCCAGGCCCTGCTCGGCAGACCGAGGCTGCTCATTCTGGACGAGCCGACGAACGGTCTTGATCCGAAAGGGATCAAAGAGATGCGACAGTTCATACACCAATTGGCCGAAGAAGGGCTGGCTGTTTTTGTCTCCAGCCATCTACTGAGCGAAATTCAGCTGCTATGCCATCGCGTGGCGATCATCAGCAGCGGAAGAGTGCTTGCGGTTGGCGAGGTCGAAGAGTTGATTGCCGGCAGCAGTGATCATGTTATCTGGGATCTAAATCCTGCCGCGCAAGGGAAACGAATATTGCAAAAGCTGGATTATTGCCAAATTGTCGACCGCCCTGAGGAGGTGCTCGACGATAATTTGCTTGCAGGCATGTCTTCGGACGCTATTGTAACTCGTATGAGCGCTACATACACGTCTAGAGCTGTGGAACGGCTGGTAGCCGCGGGAGTACAGGTCCGGGAGGTTCATCGGATCAATCCTACGCTGGAGCAGCTATTCCTGCAGATGACGGAGGGTGAGAGCATTGAGTAA
- a CDS encoding ABC transporter permease, which yields MSNLLPLIKNECIKIIKRKRFYVVLLVLLVLVPMFTYAQMKSAERSRDKFNSDWRLELQQRITDNENSLSSERVPDEWKRYRQIFIQQMQYYLQHDVNPNQPNGVTFTREFLNNAISLFIPLLIMAIASDIVSGERTTGTIKMLLTRPVKRWKVLLSKLIALIMFTSLIVVSTFVIAYLISGLAFGYKGFDIPVFTGFQIVGSDVDMSGVHAVPQWKYLLMQGGLVWFVGVCVGMLAFMVSVLVRSTAASIVIMMAALIAGNILTNMASAWSSAKYLFMVNLNLTNYLAGNLPPIEGMTLNFSLVVLALWAICAVIVSFSVFTRRDILN from the coding sequence TTGAGTAACCTGTTGCCCCTGATCAAGAACGAGTGTATCAAAATTATCAAACGAAAGCGGTTCTATGTTGTCCTGCTCGTTCTTCTTGTTCTGGTTCCCATGTTTACCTATGCCCAGATGAAGTCGGCTGAACGAAGCCGGGACAAGTTCAACAGTGACTGGCGGCTTGAGCTTCAGCAGCGAATCACGGATAATGAGAATTCACTTAGCAGTGAGAGGGTACCGGATGAATGGAAACGATACAGGCAAATCTTTATTCAGCAAATGCAGTATTATTTGCAGCATGATGTGAATCCTAATCAACCAAACGGGGTTACGTTCACACGTGAATTTTTGAATAATGCGATATCTCTGTTTATCCCGCTGCTCATTATGGCCATCGCTTCGGATATCGTTTCCGGCGAACGGACGACCGGTACCATCAAGATGCTGCTGACAAGGCCTGTGAAGCGATGGAAGGTGCTGCTGAGTAAACTGATCGCCTTGATCATGTTTACGTCTCTTATTGTCGTTTCCACCTTTGTCATAGCCTATCTGATCTCCGGTCTTGCCTTCGGATACAAGGGGTTTGACATACCGGTATTCACGGGATTCCAAATTGTTGGTTCTGATGTGGATATGTCTGGTGTTCATGCTGTTCCTCAGTGGAAGTATTTGCTGATGCAGGGCGGATTGGTGTGGTTTGTCGGCGTATGTGTCGGTATGCTGGCCTTTATGGTGTCCGTGCTGGTTCGAAGTACAGCGGCGAGCATTGTGATTATGATGGCCGCATTAATTGCCGGAAATATTCTGACGAATATGGCATCGGCGTGGAGCAGCGCGAAATATTTGTTCATGGTAAACCTGAATTTGACCAATTATTTAGCCGGCAATTTGCCGCCAATTGAGGGGATGACTTTGAATTTTTCCCTTGTGGTATTGGCCCTCTGGGCAATTTGTGCGGTTATTGTTTCATTCAGTGTCTTTACGAGAAGGGATATCTTGAATTAA
- the parE gene encoding DNA topoisomerase IV subunit B codes for MVEQIDMFAESSKNGGNNRSGYDADDIQVLEGLVAVRKRPGMYIGSTSSSGLHHLVWEIVDNAVDEHLAKYCSRIEITLHKDGSATVYDNGRGIPTGMHKTGIPTPQVVFTILHAGGKFGGSGYKKSGGLHGVGASVTNALSEWLEVEIYRDGKIHRQRFEYWKDKKEKEHVGEPVTGLEVLGNTNKTGTKITFKPDARVFTTGTHLNYDTLAERLQEIAFLNSGLRIVLKDERSGNGEEFFYEGGASQFVQFLNEGKDVLHDVIHFYAEKDDIEVEIALQYNAGYTETLASFVNSIPTRGGGTHETGFKTAYTRVMNDYARKNNLLKEKDKNLEGNDLREGMMTVISVKMAEVEFVGQTKDQLGSASARSAVDSIVTEKMQIFLEENPQIAQTLLKKAIQASKAREAARKARDEMRTGKKRSESSNLGGKLTPAQSKDFTRTELFIVEGDSAGGSAKQGRDSKIQAILPLKGKPMNPEKSKLADILKNDEYRAIVAAIGAGIGTEFTAGDSNYSKIIIMTDADTDGAHIQVLLLTFFYRYMKPLIDEGRVYLAQPPLYKIASKSGKLETVRYAWTEGQLANYLKEFKNYELQRYKGLGEMNPEQLWETTMNPETRTLLQVQIDDAAKAERRVSTLMGDKVDPRKRWIVENVNFAEFEE; via the coding sequence ATGGTCGAACAGATCGATATGTTTGCAGAGTCATCGAAGAACGGCGGTAACAACCGTTCAGGATACGATGCTGACGACATTCAAGTGCTCGAAGGCCTCGTTGCGGTGCGCAAACGGCCAGGCATGTACATAGGGAGCACAAGCTCGTCAGGCTTGCATCATCTGGTATGGGAAATTGTGGACAACGCCGTAGACGAGCATTTGGCCAAGTACTGCTCGAGAATTGAAATTACATTGCATAAAGACGGGTCCGCGACGGTATACGATAACGGACGCGGTATTCCAACCGGAATGCACAAGACAGGCATCCCCACCCCGCAGGTTGTTTTTACGATTTTGCATGCCGGCGGTAAATTCGGCGGTTCCGGATATAAGAAGTCCGGCGGTCTTCACGGCGTTGGCGCATCTGTGACCAATGCGCTGTCCGAGTGGCTGGAGGTGGAAATTTACCGTGATGGTAAAATTCACCGCCAACGGTTTGAATACTGGAAGGACAAAAAAGAAAAAGAGCATGTCGGGGAACCGGTAACGGGCCTTGAAGTGCTTGGTAATACGAACAAAACCGGGACGAAGATTACGTTTAAACCGGATGCACGCGTGTTTACCACGGGAACGCACCTGAACTACGACACGCTTGCAGAGCGCTTACAGGAAATTGCCTTCCTGAACTCCGGACTTCGTATTGTATTGAAAGACGAGCGCAGCGGCAACGGGGAAGAGTTTTTCTATGAAGGCGGCGCAAGCCAGTTCGTGCAGTTCTTGAATGAAGGCAAGGATGTGCTGCATGATGTGATCCATTTTTATGCGGAGAAGGATGATATCGAAGTTGAAATCGCCCTTCAATATAATGCAGGCTATACCGAAACGTTGGCTTCATTCGTTAACTCCATCCCGACGCGCGGGGGCGGTACGCATGAGACGGGTTTTAAGACAGCGTATACCCGTGTCATGAATGATTATGCCCGCAAGAACAATCTTTTGAAGGAAAAGGACAAGAACCTGGAGGGGAATGATCTTCGGGAAGGCATGATGACCGTCATCAGCGTTAAGATGGCTGAGGTCGAATTTGTCGGCCAGACCAAGGACCAGCTGGGAAGCGCCTCTGCGCGCAGTGCGGTTGACAGCATTGTCACGGAGAAGATGCAAATCTTCCTCGAGGAGAATCCGCAGATCGCACAAACGCTGTTAAAGAAGGCCATTCAGGCCTCCAAAGCGCGTGAAGCGGCCCGTAAAGCAAGAGATGAGATGCGCACCGGCAAGAAGCGCAGCGAAAGCTCCAATCTGGGCGGCAAGCTGACGCCGGCACAGTCCAAGGATTTTACGAGAACCGAATTGTTTATTGTTGAAGGGGACTCCGCTGGCGGCTCTGCGAAGCAGGGACGGGATTCGAAAATCCAGGCTATACTGCCTCTTAAAGGGAAACCGATGAATCCGGAAAAATCGAAGCTGGCCGACATCCTGAAGAATGATGAATACCGTGCAATTGTAGCGGCGATCGGAGCAGGAATCGGTACGGAGTTCACCGCCGGGGACAGCAATTATTCGAAAATTATCATCATGACCGATGCGGATACGGATGGCGCTCACATTCAGGTGTTGCTGCTTACGTTCTTCTACAGGTACATGAAACCGCTGATTGATGAAGGCCGCGTCTATCTTGCGCAGCCTCCACTATATAAAATCGCAAGCAAGTCCGGAAAGCTGGAGACGGTACGGTATGCTTGGACAGAAGGACAGTTGGCTAATTACTTGAAGGAATTCAAGAACTATGAACTTCAGCGTTACAAAGGATTGGGCGAGATGAACCCGGAGCAATTATGGGAAACGACGATGAACCCGGAAACACGGACATTGCTGCAGGTACAAATCGATGACGCTGCCAAAGCGGAGCGTCGTGTGTCTACGCTGATGGGGGATAAGGTAGACCCTCGCAAGCGGTGGATTGTAGAAAATGTCAACTTCGCGGAGTTTGAGGAATAG
- a CDS encoding MarR family transcriptional regulator, with protein sequence MHTAEFAKVWSKLAKDYKLHMEAGLAPTLTESQLMVLEVLAELERMKPSDFIPYLATSPAAVTMLLDRMEKNGLIKRERDENDRRIVWVTISYKGREEYTRGLLVRDEYLSQILNRISSHNQQLLIYLLGKINTAPKEVLVEA encoded by the coding sequence ATGCATACTGCCGAATTCGCCAAGGTGTGGTCCAAGCTGGCTAAGGATTATAAGCTCCATATGGAAGCCGGATTAGCACCGACATTGACGGAATCGCAATTGATGGTGCTGGAGGTGCTTGCTGAGCTAGAGCGAATGAAACCTTCCGATTTCATTCCTTACCTGGCTACAAGTCCGGCAGCCGTGACGATGCTATTGGACCGGATGGAGAAGAATGGATTGATCAAACGGGAACGGGACGAAAATGACAGACGGATCGTCTGGGTGACGATATCCTATAAAGGGCGAGAGGAATATACGCGCGGGTTACTGGTTAGGGATGAGTACCTTTCCCAAATTCTGAATCGTATATCCTCGCATAATCAACAGCTGCTTATCTATCTATTAGGGAAGATTAATACAGCTCCAAAGGAAGTTCTGGTTGAGGCGTGA
- the gyrA gene encoding DNA gyrase subunit A: protein MSLSEQFLPAYLEEVVGDRFGRYSKYIIQDRAIPDVRDGLKPVQRRILYAMYDSGNTPDKPYRKSAKTVGDVMGNYHPHGDSSIYEGMVRMAQPWKMGHVLVDGHGNWGSQDDDPAAAMRYTEARLSRIAMELLRDIEKRTVLFKDNFDNTAKEPVVLPSRYPNLLVNGASGISAGFATEIPPHNLREVIDACIAVMQKPEIELAEIMTFIKGPDFPTSGIIMGGEGILDAYRTGKGRVYLRSKTDIESLRGGKQQIVITEIPYQVVKSRLVTAMENIRLEKKVEGIAEVRDESGREGLRIVVELKKDADANGILAYLFKKTDLQVTYNFNMVAIVNKTPQQLGLKDMLSAYIEHQREVVTHRTQYELEKAEDRAHVLEGLVKALNILDEVIAAIKASKNRQDAQNNLQWMFGFTERQADSILTLQLYRLTNLEIHSLQKELDELTKKIEGLRAILDSDKKLIAVIRKELLEIREKYGIDRRSVIQEEVEEIKVNLEVLVNAEDVLVTLSNEGYIKRTSMLSFTRSGGELESSGVKEGDYITRLFEVNTLENLLIFTSRGQYFLLPVHQIPEYKWKDAGTAIVNVIQVPKEDHIVSVIPVSNFEEEGKSLVFVSRKGQVKRTELKEYVTKRAGAVAAAKVAAEDSIIQVVVSDSSKDIVLISKEGMSIRFNEQEVNAMGRVSGGVRGIQLRDGDEVVAALWVENDEGEILTITDLGYGKRSLVLDYQTQSRGGKGMATFEFKEGKRVKPNGSAIVGAFYCREPLQIMAYSEDGQAYLIQTEKVPIAERKSIGKLLADVGKQGQIVDVVSLPHAELGKES, encoded by the coding sequence ATGAGTTTATCGGAGCAATTTTTACCGGCTTATCTGGAAGAGGTCGTAGGTGACCGATTTGGCCGGTATTCCAAGTATATTATTCAGGACCGGGCGATCCCGGACGTCCGTGACGGCCTGAAGCCCGTTCAGCGCCGGATTCTTTATGCCATGTACGATTCGGGTAACACACCGGATAAACCATATCGTAAATCGGCGAAAACGGTCGGGGATGTCATGGGTAATTACCATCCGCACGGGGATTCTTCGATTTATGAAGGTATGGTTCGGATGGCTCAGCCTTGGAAGATGGGGCATGTGCTTGTAGATGGTCACGGAAACTGGGGCTCCCAGGACGATGATCCTGCAGCAGCGATGCGTTATACCGAGGCCAGATTGTCGCGGATTGCCATGGAGCTGCTTCGGGATATCGAGAAGCGGACCGTGCTGTTTAAGGATAATTTTGATAACACGGCTAAGGAACCGGTTGTGCTGCCTTCACGGTACCCAAACCTGCTAGTGAACGGAGCTAGCGGGATTTCCGCAGGCTTCGCGACTGAAATCCCGCCTCACAATCTGCGGGAAGTGATCGATGCTTGTATTGCTGTCATGCAGAAGCCGGAGATTGAGCTGGCCGAGATTATGACCTTTATCAAAGGTCCGGACTTCCCGACCAGTGGAATCATTATGGGCGGCGAAGGCATTTTGGATGCCTATCGGACAGGCAAAGGCCGCGTTTATCTGCGGTCGAAGACGGATATTGAATCGCTTCGCGGCGGCAAGCAGCAGATTGTCATCACGGAAATTCCTTACCAGGTTGTTAAGTCCCGGCTTGTTACCGCTATGGAGAACATACGACTGGAGAAAAAGGTCGAGGGCATCGCCGAGGTTCGCGATGAGAGCGGAAGGGAAGGACTTCGCATCGTCGTTGAGCTGAAGAAGGATGCCGACGCAAACGGGATTCTTGCTTATTTGTTCAAGAAGACCGATCTGCAAGTTACGTACAACTTCAATATGGTTGCGATCGTGAATAAAACCCCTCAACAGCTGGGGCTTAAAGACATGTTATCCGCCTATATCGAGCATCAGCGTGAAGTCGTCACGCACCGGACGCAGTACGAGCTGGAGAAAGCAGAGGATCGGGCGCATGTATTGGAAGGCCTGGTGAAGGCATTAAATATACTGGATGAGGTCATTGCGGCGATCAAAGCGTCCAAGAATCGCCAGGATGCCCAGAACAATCTGCAATGGATGTTTGGTTTCACGGAGCGACAAGCCGATTCCATATTGACTTTGCAATTATACCGCCTTACGAACCTTGAAATTCATTCGCTGCAAAAAGAGCTGGACGAGTTGACGAAGAAAATCGAGGGCTTGCGTGCGATACTGGACAGCGATAAGAAACTGATTGCCGTCATTCGCAAAGAGCTGCTAGAAATTCGCGAGAAGTACGGCATCGACCGGCGTTCGGTCATTCAGGAAGAAGTGGAAGAGATCAAGGTTAATCTGGAAGTGCTGGTTAACGCTGAGGACGTGCTCGTAACTCTGTCTAATGAAGGCTATATCAAGCGTACCAGCATGTTATCCTTCACCCGAAGCGGCGGTGAGCTGGAAAGCTCAGGCGTTAAGGAAGGGGATTACATCACCCGACTGTTTGAAGTCAATACTCTGGAGAATCTGCTCATATTCACGAGCCGTGGACAGTATTTCTTATTGCCGGTTCACCAGATTCCGGAATACAAATGGAAAGATGCCGGTACGGCCATCGTGAACGTGATTCAGGTGCCGAAAGAGGATCACATCGTATCGGTCATTCCGGTTTCGAACTTTGAAGAAGAGGGCAAATCCCTTGTGTTCGTCAGCCGCAAAGGTCAGGTGAAGCGCACAGAACTCAAGGAGTATGTCACCAAGCGGGCCGGCGCTGTTGCGGCAGCCAAGGTTGCTGCGGAAGATAGCATTATCCAGGTCGTCGTAAGTGATAGCAGTAAAGATATTGTGCTGATCTCGAAAGAAGGGATGAGTATCCGGTTTAATGAGCAGGAAGTCAACGCCATGGGACGCGTATCCGGCGGGGTCCGGGGAATCCAACTCCGTGACGGGGACGAAGTCGTTGCAGCGTTATGGGTGGAGAACGATGAGGGTGAAATTTTAACCATCACGGATCTTGGCTATGGTAAGCGCAGCTTGGTGTTGGATTACCAGACGCAAAGCCGCGGCGGAAAAGGAATGGCTACATTTGAGTTTAAGGAAGGCAAGCGGGTGAAGCCTAACGGCAGCGCTATTGTCGGTGCTTTCTATTGCCGTGAACCGCTGCAGATTATGGCGTACAGCGAAGACGGGCAAGCTTATCTGATTCAGACGGAGAAAGTTCCGATCGCGGAACGTAAATCGATAGGCAAGCTGCTTGCCGATGTTGGCAAGCAAGGACAGATTGTCGATGTGGTAAGTCTTCCGCATGCGGAGTTAGGCAAAGAAAGTTAA